The Prosthecobacter vanneervenii genome has a segment encoding these proteins:
- the rfbA gene encoding glucose-1-phosphate thymidylyltransferase RfbA — protein sequence MKGVILAGGAGSRLYPLTQVASKQLQPVYDKPMVYYPLTVLIASGIREICLITTPQDLPRFRQLLGDGRQWGVEIEYREQPQPEGIAQALLIAASFIGDHSVTLILGDNIFFGGDALPRAFEEFRSGATIFAYHVNDPERYGVVEFDAQGCAVSLEEKPAQPRSNYAVPGVYLYDNDAVRIARTLRPSARGELEITDVNKEYLRRGTLRVQRLSRGTAWLDAGTSSSLHEASAYVQTIEKRQGMKLGCPEEAALYRGFLSLDQFEVLLGGMPRCEYRDYLSEVAAEVRRVGLKSA from the coding sequence ATGAAAGGCGTCATTCTCGCAGGCGGCGCGGGCTCGCGCCTTTATCCGCTCACGCAGGTGGCCTCCAAGCAACTACAGCCGGTGTATGACAAGCCGATGGTCTATTACCCGCTCACGGTGCTCATCGCTTCGGGCATCAGGGAGATCTGCCTCATCACCACCCCGCAGGACCTGCCGCGGTTTAGGCAACTGCTGGGAGACGGCAGGCAGTGGGGCGTCGAAATCGAATACCGCGAGCAGCCGCAGCCAGAAGGCATCGCCCAGGCGCTTTTGATTGCGGCTTCGTTTATTGGCGACCATTCCGTGACACTGATCCTGGGAGACAACATCTTCTTTGGCGGCGACGCACTGCCACGTGCCTTTGAGGAGTTTCGTTCAGGCGCGACGATCTTTGCCTACCACGTCAATGACCCCGAACGCTATGGTGTGGTGGAGTTTGATGCCCAGGGATGTGCGGTGTCACTGGAGGAAAAGCCTGCCCAGCCGCGCAGCAACTACGCCGTGCCAGGTGTCTATCTCTATGACAATGACGCCGTGCGGATCGCCCGCACCCTGCGTCCTTCAGCCCGAGGCGAACTCGAAATCACTGATGTAAACAAGGAGTATCTGCGCCGTGGTACACTGCGTGTGCAGCGCCTGAGCCGTGGCACTGCCTGGTTGGATGCAGGCACCAGCAGCAGCCTGCACGAGGCCTCCGCCTATGTGCAAACCATTGAAAAACGCCAGGGCATGAAGCTTGGATGTCCGGAGGAGGCGGCGCTCTACCGGGGATTTCTTTCCTTGGATCAGTTTGAAGTGCTGCTCGGAGGCATGCCGCGTTGTGAGTACCGAGATTACCTTTCCGAAGTGGCCGCCGAGGTGCGCCGCGTTGGCCTGAAAAGTGCATGA
- a CDS encoding WcaF family extracellular polysaccharide biosynthesis acetyltransferase encodes MEVYSLRCESAWYSHTPFSGKCRSNPGRASGRQAGDQWRQLGWNFDREAPSAMRDLSAFSASDFDRGAPRWKEAAWLAAKWFFFQTSVPWPSALRVALLRIFGASVGRGVVIRANVNVSFPWRLTVGDHVWLGEEVMILSLAPVKIGANVCVSQRAFLCTGSHDHQKKTFDLVVRSIALGAGCWVAAQSFIGPGVEVGAGSVVSAGSVVMSSIPAHVLVRGNPAQVVKSLEAADMRAVSGESADFQKERG; translated from the coding sequence TTGGAAGTTTATTCTTTGCGCTGTGAATCAGCATGGTACAGTCACACTCCTTTTTCTGGAAAATGCCGCTCCAACCCCGGCAGAGCATCTGGCCGCCAGGCAGGCGACCAATGGCGGCAGCTTGGCTGGAATTTTGATCGTGAAGCGCCAAGTGCCATGAGGGATCTCTCCGCCTTTTCAGCCTCAGACTTTGACCGTGGGGCACCCCGATGGAAAGAAGCAGCATGGCTGGCCGCCAAGTGGTTCTTTTTCCAGACCTCCGTGCCCTGGCCTTCAGCGCTGCGTGTTGCACTGCTGCGCATCTTTGGTGCCAGTGTGGGCAGAGGGGTTGTCATTCGGGCGAATGTGAATGTCTCATTTCCCTGGAGGCTGACCGTAGGAGATCACGTGTGGCTTGGGGAGGAAGTCATGATCCTTAGTCTGGCACCGGTGAAGATTGGGGCGAATGTGTGTGTGTCTCAGCGCGCTTTTCTGTGCACGGGATCGCATGATCATCAAAAAAAGACTTTCGATCTGGTGGTCCGCAGCATCGCTCTAGGTGCTGGCTGCTGGGTAGCTGCCCAGTCGTTCATTGGTCCAGGGGTTGAGGTGGGAGCTGGCAGTGTGGTCAGTGCAGGAAGTGTTGTCATGAGTTCGATTCCTGCACATGTGCTAGTTCGAGGAAATCCGGCGCAGGTGGTGAAATCTTTGGAAGCAGCGGATATGAGAGCTGTTTCTGGTGAGAGTGCAGACTTCCAAAAAGAACGGGGATGA
- a CDS encoding formylglycine-generating enzyme family protein has protein sequence MRSPLSSLPVLTICLLACSIAAGQNAPQSEAATQHTSSLGAKFISIPGTTVQFAAWETRLSEWNEFLRHKKYPWTYQPHFEQSPEHPVVGVNLQDAVAFCNWLTETEREKRLIDGTQSYRLPTPEEWDAAVGLARGRKKNSLTAEERLLDDRIYPWGEDWPPSSKTANLADGEIPGYKDGYTYTAPVGSFPPSAEGLFDLSGNVWEWTQPLEVRAQPNGVLRGGSWAYFRSECLTSAYQYVAPADLRAPTIGFRCVFEDKRRTASLLAASDAEKKQALEERMKAMTESRKVDASAVEALRKKMQGKGDDEGLPDPASLKPAVADGSTFLNALGMKFVPLQEKSPVLVCTTETSVQNYENWMRATNRVWSQKPSFLLGGNHPAAGVSWEDATAFCAWLTEKDRASKLIPATASYRLPRDTEWSLAAGLKNEQGSDPAKRHLSDKTHYPWTPKADDWKPPALTANLDASKIPGANDPYSYTAPVDSARANPLGLYEIGGNVSEWCEDAWPGAAEERVIRGGNWLSHDKDALLTSARSHALKSAARADLGFRCVLDLGTP, from the coding sequence ATGCGCTCGCCTCTCTCGTCTTTGCCAGTTCTGACCATCTGCTTGCTAGCCTGTTCCATCGCAGCTGGACAGAACGCCCCTCAGTCAGAAGCAGCCACCCAGCACACCAGCAGCCTGGGAGCCAAATTTATCAGCATTCCTGGCACCACTGTGCAGTTTGCAGCATGGGAGACCCGTCTGTCGGAGTGGAACGAGTTTCTGCGGCACAAGAAGTATCCCTGGACCTATCAGCCTCACTTTGAGCAGTCTCCGGAGCACCCAGTCGTGGGGGTTAACCTGCAGGACGCCGTGGCATTCTGCAATTGGCTCACGGAAACAGAACGCGAAAAGCGTCTGATCGATGGCACTCAGAGCTACCGCCTGCCCACGCCCGAGGAGTGGGATGCTGCGGTGGGCCTGGCCCGCGGACGGAAAAAAAACAGCCTCACCGCTGAAGAGCGTCTGCTGGATGATCGCATCTATCCATGGGGCGAGGACTGGCCGCCCAGCTCCAAAACAGCCAATCTGGCCGATGGCGAAATTCCAGGATACAAAGATGGCTACACCTACACCGCCCCTGTCGGCAGCTTCCCCCCCAGCGCCGAGGGGCTTTTCGATCTCTCCGGTAATGTCTGGGAGTGGACGCAGCCCCTGGAGGTGCGCGCCCAGCCCAATGGAGTGCTGCGTGGTGGCTCCTGGGCCTACTTCCGCTCCGAGTGCCTCACCTCTGCCTACCAATACGTCGCGCCTGCAGACCTGCGTGCACCCACCATCGGCTTCCGCTGCGTCTTTGAGGACAAACGCCGCACCGCCAGCCTGCTGGCAGCCTCAGATGCTGAGAAAAAGCAGGCCTTGGAAGAGCGCATGAAGGCCATGACCGAAAGCCGCAAGGTGGATGCCTCCGCCGTGGAGGCACTGCGCAAAAAGATGCAGGGTAAAGGAGACGACGAAGGCCTCCCTGATCCCGCCAGTCTCAAACCCGCCGTCGCAGATGGCAGCACATTCCTCAACGCCCTGGGCATGAAGTTTGTCCCCCTGCAGGAAAAAAGCCCGGTGCTTGTCTGCACCACCGAGACCAGCGTGCAGAACTACGAAAACTGGATGCGCGCCACAAACCGTGTCTGGAGCCAGAAACCGTCCTTCCTCCTGGGCGGCAATCACCCTGCAGCCGGTGTCTCCTGGGAGGATGCCACCGCCTTCTGTGCATGGCTGACGGAGAAAGACCGCGCCAGCAAGCTCATCCCAGCCACAGCCTCCTACCGCCTTCCCAGAGACACCGAGTGGAGCCTCGCCGCAGGCCTCAAAAACGAGCAGGGATCAGACCCCGCCAAGCGCCACCTTTCAGACAAAACGCATTATCCGTGGACTCCCAAGGCTGACGACTGGAAGCCCCCGGCGCTCACAGCCAACCTGGACGCCTCCAAGATCCCCGGCGCGAACGATCCCTACTCGTACACCGCACCTGTGGACAGCGCTCGCGCTAACCCCCTGGGTCTTTACGAGATCGGCGGCAATGTCTCGGAATGGTGTGAAGACGCCTGGCCCGGTGCTGCTGAGGAGCGTGTGATCCGCGGCGGCAACTGGCTTAGCCACGACAAAGACGCCCTGCTGACATCAGCACGAAGCCACGCTCTCAAGAGTGCAGCGCGCGCCGATCTGGGCTTCCGTTGCGTTCTTGATCTTGGCACCCCGTGA
- a CDS encoding RidA family protein: MELINNTPNVPAAVGPYSQAVKQGGLLFCSGQIPIDPAAGKIVATDVEGQAVQVLANIRALLEAQGLGMSSVIKATVFLQSMADFPKVNPLYEAAFGGHKPARSTVAVAGLPLGALVEIEVIAALA, translated from the coding sequence ATGGAACTCATCAACAATACGCCAAACGTCCCTGCTGCAGTCGGCCCCTACTCCCAGGCGGTGAAGCAGGGGGGATTGCTCTTCTGCTCCGGCCAGATCCCTATCGATCCAGCGGCGGGCAAGATCGTGGCCACTGATGTGGAAGGGCAGGCGGTTCAGGTGCTGGCCAACATCCGAGCCTTGCTGGAGGCCCAGGGGCTGGGCATGAGCTCTGTGATCAAAGCCACGGTCTTTCTGCAAAGCATGGCTGACTTCCCCAAGGTGAACCCGCTTTATGAGGCCGCTTTTGGAGGGCACAAGCCTGCACGTTCCACCGTGGCAGTGGCAGGGCTGCCCCTTGGTGCGCTGGTCGAGATCGAGGTGATCGCGGCGCTGGCCTGA
- a CDS encoding vWA domain-containing protein, translating to MKPEQITAWALDEASPEECQHLEAALLENPKDKLKAEETKAFCDFLISELRDDSLALTDKQRSELKAQPVVKSSRPSSVSGTSALKPPAPRVTRWNMGIIVRLALAACLVLSGFWTWQSAASRRHEALTHEMAVADKPTVRVSLPKVVDVKKHSNVEAATRQAGKIVPLEKQTAVVAGKLPAPAAPQTVKVSSSVALNKNQGGVTTRDVGELKRLQDQMAYELSFVGETLVPSGQVSSAAQSIGTATAGMQPSNGKLMQSGTGLVTLNGISKPRRVSENVLMEGGVETITNGLLGHSATVGLIKDPTPMAKASAGVQSLADSTLDKDLSLTTNAANLLVSGVSGAAAVLPSIPTPHGLLETGWIAALSGSDRLIKDYAADVGGSYLYGNTFASLSATNAFSGAFAIDGGFLSQTSWMPAMLQAGAAADVNTFGSTARAQAGGYVFNSGAILTSSAAVINGGQIVRFDANPIHEPELAAAKNSNNNAYFKLEGYVEKKPASSSKALAYTTGGVPVALITQPHPDISYPSHDSTSSIVSKEMSQKQEVATTTRKTDASGESYSRIVENEMKEVAREPLSTLSIDVDTASYANVRRFLNQNMIPPPDAVRIEELVNYFPTEEEGPAHGAKEPFGVRIELAPCPWQPVHRLARIAIKGREMDRNRKSSNLVFLVDVSGSMSEPAKLPLVQQSLRMLAEQLGEGDHVTMVVYAGSSGVVLPPTSGEKKAEILAAIDHLSAGGSTHGSAGIKLAYEQAVAGFIKGGVNRVILCTDGDFNVGVSSPEELEKLIKHKAKTGVFLSVLGFGSGNLKDRTMETLADKGNGNYAYIDSLSEARKVLVEQMSGTLDTIAKDVKIQVEFNPALVRSYRLIGYENRLLAKEDFNDDTKDAGEIGAGHSVVALYEVVPATLPAGAESRPAVDSLKYQTPAVVPAQLAKAAQSGEVMTVKLRYKEPDSSLSKLIEAPVKDEGRTLTASSSEYKFSAAVAGFGLLLRDSAYKGTLSWETVRRLAIDGKGADKLGYRGEFLQLIDKARGLKETQN from the coding sequence ATGAAACCGGAACAAATCACCGCGTGGGCGCTGGATGAAGCCAGCCCCGAAGAATGCCAGCATCTGGAGGCGGCCCTGCTTGAAAATCCCAAGGACAAACTCAAGGCTGAAGAAACCAAGGCCTTTTGCGACTTTCTGATCAGCGAACTGCGCGATGACTCGCTGGCGCTGACTGATAAGCAGCGCAGCGAACTGAAGGCGCAGCCTGTGGTGAAATCGTCTCGACCATCTTCTGTGAGCGGAACGTCTGCACTCAAACCACCTGCGCCCCGCGTCACGCGCTGGAATATGGGTATTATTGTGAGGCTGGCCTTGGCGGCGTGTTTAGTGCTGAGCGGGTTTTGGACATGGCAGTCTGCGGCGTCTCGTCGGCATGAGGCCTTGACGCATGAGATGGCAGTCGCAGACAAACCGACTGTCAGAGTCAGTCTGCCCAAGGTGGTGGATGTAAAGAAGCACTCCAATGTGGAAGCTGCGACAAGGCAGGCTGGGAAAATCGTTCCATTGGAAAAGCAGACGGCTGTCGTGGCAGGCAAGCTGCCGGCGCCTGCAGCACCGCAAACAGTAAAGGTCTCAAGCTCTGTGGCTTTGAACAAGAATCAGGGGGGGGTGACCACCCGCGATGTGGGTGAATTAAAAAGACTGCAGGATCAAATGGCTTACGAGTTGAGTTTTGTGGGAGAAACACTGGTTCCCAGTGGTCAGGTTTCGAGTGCCGCTCAGAGCATCGGCACTGCCACAGCTGGCATGCAGCCTTCGAACGGAAAGCTAATGCAGAGTGGAACGGGGTTGGTGACTTTGAACGGTATTTCCAAGCCCAGGAGAGTCTCAGAAAATGTGCTCATGGAGGGAGGAGTGGAAACAATAACCAATGGTCTGCTGGGCCATAGCGCCACTGTTGGTTTGATTAAAGATCCGACACCGATGGCCAAAGCTAGTGCAGGTGTTCAAAGCCTTGCAGACAGCACTTTGGACAAGGATCTGAGTCTGACGACAAATGCGGCCAATCTTCTTGTTTCCGGGGTTTCTGGCGCGGCAGCCGTTCTTCCTTCGATTCCCACCCCGCATGGCTTGCTAGAAACTGGCTGGATTGCTGCTTTGAGCGGAAGTGACAGACTGATCAAAGATTATGCCGCTGACGTGGGTGGATCGTATCTGTATGGAAACACCTTTGCCTCTTTGTCTGCTACAAACGCTTTCAGCGGTGCCTTTGCCATCGATGGAGGATTTTTGAGCCAGACCTCCTGGATGCCTGCAATGTTGCAAGCTGGTGCGGCTGCAGATGTGAACACCTTTGGCAGTACGGCCCGGGCCCAAGCTGGCGGTTATGTTTTTAATTCAGGCGCCATACTGACTTCGAGCGCTGCTGTCATAAATGGGGGGCAGATCGTGAGGTTTGACGCGAACCCCATTCACGAGCCCGAGTTAGCTGCGGCGAAGAATTCCAACAACAACGCATACTTCAAACTCGAAGGCTATGTAGAAAAAAAACCTGCAAGTAGCAGTAAAGCCCTGGCTTACACGACAGGCGGCGTCCCCGTAGCGCTAATCACGCAGCCACATCCCGATATCAGCTATCCTTCCCACGATTCGACTTCGAGCATCGTCTCCAAAGAGATGTCGCAAAAGCAGGAGGTCGCCACGACTACACGCAAAACCGATGCCTCCGGAGAATCTTATTCCCGCATCGTTGAAAACGAGATGAAGGAGGTGGCGCGGGAACCGCTGTCGACGCTTTCCATTGATGTGGACACGGCCTCGTATGCGAATGTGAGGCGGTTTTTGAACCAGAACATGATCCCGCCGCCGGATGCGGTGCGCATTGAGGAGCTGGTGAATTATTTCCCCACGGAAGAGGAGGGGCCTGCGCATGGTGCCAAGGAACCTTTTGGCGTGCGCATTGAACTGGCGCCATGCCCATGGCAGCCGGTGCATCGGCTGGCGCGAATCGCCATCAAAGGACGTGAGATGGACAGGAACCGCAAATCCAGCAATCTCGTTTTCCTGGTGGATGTCTCCGGCTCGATGAGCGAACCGGCGAAGCTGCCGCTGGTGCAGCAGTCCCTGCGCATGCTGGCTGAGCAGCTCGGGGAAGGGGATCACGTAACGATGGTGGTCTATGCTGGCAGCAGCGGTGTGGTGCTGCCGCCCACGAGTGGGGAGAAGAAAGCGGAGATCCTGGCTGCGATCGACCATCTCAGCGCTGGAGGCAGCACGCATGGCAGCGCGGGGATCAAGCTGGCCTATGAGCAGGCCGTGGCCGGGTTCATCAAGGGTGGTGTGAACCGCGTCATTCTTTGCACGGATGGGGACTTTAACGTGGGTGTCAGCTCGCCGGAAGAACTGGAAAAGCTCATCAAGCACAAAGCAAAGACGGGTGTCTTTCTCAGTGTGCTGGGTTTTGGCAGCGGCAATCTGAAGGACCGCACCATGGAAACCCTGGCCGACAAGGGCAATGGCAACTACGCCTACATCGACAGCCTGAGCGAGGCGCGCAAAGTGCTGGTGGAGCAGATGAGCGGCACGCTGGACACCATCGCCAAAGACGTGAAAATCCAGGTGGAGTTCAATCCCGCCCTGGTGCGCAGCTACCGCCTCATCGGCTATGAAAATCGCCTGCTTGCCAAGGAGGACTTCAATGATGACACCAAAGACGCAGGAGAGATTGGCGCTGGGCACAGCGTGGTGGCATTGTATGAAGTGGTGCCTGCTACGCTGCCTGCTGGCGCAGAATCTCGCCCCGCAGTGGACAGTCTCAAGTATCAGACCCCTGCCGTCGTGCCTGCTCAACTGGCGAAGGCTGCCCAGAGCGGTGAGGTGATGACGGTGAAGCTGCGCTACAAGGAGCCGGACAGTTCTCTGAGCAAGCTTATCGAAGCTCCAGTCAAGGACGAAGGACGGACGCTGACCGCCAGCAGCTCGGAATATAAATTCAGCGCCGCTGTAGCCGGATTTGGCCTCCTGTTGCGAGACTCCGCGTACAAAGGCACCTTGAGCTGGGAAACCGTGCGTCGTCTGGCCATTGATGGAAAAGGCGCTGACAAGCTCGGATACCGTGGTGAGTTTCTACAGCTCATCGACAAGGCTCGTGGGCTCAAGGAGACGCAGAACTGA
- a CDS encoding RNA polymerase sigma factor, giving the protein MSDSHDLFLETLQRYERPLIRYAHGYTSDLEDARDIVQDVFVKLSQHIATLDKERLAPWLFTVCRNRALDHQRKHQRLVVMETETLDLETSADPAPNDAMEQRETATALRELIETLPVRQREAVRLKFIAGLDYQQISAAMQTSIGNVGYLIHHGVAALKTKWQALEQPQAARLKPALA; this is encoded by the coding sequence ATGAGTGACTCGCACGATCTCTTCCTCGAAACTCTGCAGCGCTACGAGCGGCCCCTCATCCGCTATGCGCATGGCTACACGAGCGACCTGGAAGACGCGCGGGACATCGTGCAGGACGTGTTTGTGAAGCTCAGCCAGCACATCGCCACGCTCGACAAGGAACGGCTGGCCCCATGGCTCTTCACCGTGTGCCGGAATCGGGCGCTGGACCACCAGCGCAAACATCAACGCCTTGTCGTCATGGAAACTGAAACTCTCGATCTTGAAACGTCCGCTGATCCAGCGCCGAATGACGCGATGGAGCAGAGGGAGACGGCCACGGCGCTGCGTGAGCTGATTGAAACGCTGCCGGTGAGGCAGCGCGAGGCGGTGCGGCTGAAGTTCATCGCCGGGCTGGACTACCAGCAGATCAGCGCCGCCATGCAGACCAGCATCGGCAACGTGGGCTACCTGATCCACCACGGCGTCGCCGCGCTGAAAACCAAATGGCAGGCCCTGGAGCAGCCGCAAGCGGCCAGACTGAAACCCGCCCTCGCCTAA
- a CDS encoding Mrp/NBP35 family ATP-binding protein: MPTEQDIRTALGQVRYPGFSRDIISFGLVKGIQIEGANVTVEISVSTRDPNIPRLIHEQAMDVLKKVAGVKEVKLNFDIKDPPGAGTTASEKLGKSSIPGVKKIIAVASGKGGVGKSTVASNLAISLSQSGLRVGLCDCDLYGPSIPLMFGTDERPYQNDEQQIIPVEKYGVQLISMGFLLDDGSPVIVRGPVATRYTQQFLRQVAWENLDVLVLDLPPGTGDIQLTIVQTVAVDGAVIVTTPQEVALIDARKAVGMFQKVNVPILGIIENMSYFLCPSDGQVYHIFGKGGGEHEAKRLGVPLLGQIPIEMQVRECGDQGHPIALEDPAKSATSKAFREIAEQLK; this comes from the coding sequence ATGCCCACCGAACAAGACATCCGCACCGCCCTTGGCCAAGTCCGCTACCCAGGCTTCAGCCGTGACATCATCTCTTTTGGGCTGGTGAAGGGCATTCAGATCGAGGGAGCCAATGTGACCGTGGAGATCTCCGTGAGCACGCGTGACCCCAACATTCCCCGCCTCATCCATGAGCAGGCCATGGACGTGCTGAAAAAGGTGGCTGGCGTGAAGGAGGTGAAGCTGAACTTTGACATCAAAGACCCTCCTGGCGCAGGCACTACCGCGTCTGAAAAGCTCGGCAAATCCAGCATTCCCGGTGTCAAAAAGATCATCGCCGTGGCCTCCGGCAAAGGCGGCGTGGGCAAGAGCACCGTGGCATCCAATCTTGCCATTTCCCTCAGTCAGAGCGGTTTGCGTGTGGGGCTCTGCGACTGTGACCTCTACGGACCCAGCATTCCGCTCATGTTTGGCACGGACGAACGCCCCTACCAAAATGACGAGCAGCAGATCATTCCTGTGGAGAAGTACGGTGTGCAGCTCATCTCCATGGGCTTCCTGCTGGATGATGGCTCTCCCGTGATCGTGCGTGGTCCCGTGGCGACGCGCTACACACAGCAGTTCCTCCGGCAGGTCGCGTGGGAGAATCTTGATGTTCTCGTTCTGGATCTGCCGCCCGGCACAGGGGACATTCAGCTCACCATTGTGCAGACCGTGGCGGTGGATGGAGCCGTCATCGTGACGACTCCGCAAGAAGTGGCTCTCATTGATGCGCGCAAGGCGGTGGGCATGTTCCAGAAGGTGAATGTGCCGATCCTGGGCATCATCGAAAACATGAGTTATTTCCTCTGCCCCAGCGACGGGCAGGTGTACCACATCTTTGGCAAAGGCGGCGGTGAGCACGAGGCGAAGCGTCTTGGCGTGCCGCTCCTGGGGCAGATCCCCATTGAGATGCAGGTGCGTGAATGCGGCGACCAGGGGCACCCGATTGCGCTGGAAGATCCGGCCAAGTCCGCCACTTCCAAAGCCTTCCGCGAGATTGCGGAGCAGCTAAAGTAG